The following coding sequences are from one Leucoraja erinacea ecotype New England chromosome 2, Leri_hhj_1, whole genome shotgun sequence window:
- the LOC129709587 gene encoding uncharacterized protein LOC129709587: MQWKGRTLVWRMWNRPPNSSSEVGDGIKQEIRNACDKRKTVIMGDFNLHIDWVNQIGRGAEEEDFLECMRDSYLNQHVEEPTREQAILDWVLSNEEGLVSNLVVCAPLGKSDHNMVEFFIRMESDIVNSETMVLNLKKGNFEGMRRELAKIDWQLILKGLTVDMQWKTFKDSMDELQKLFIPVWQKNKSGKVVHPWITREIRDSIKAKDDAYKLARKSSIPEDWEKF; this comes from the exons atgcaatggaaaggaaggacattagtttggaggatgtggaatcg gccacctaacagtagtagtgaagttggagatggtatcaaacaggaaattagaaatgcgtgcgacaaacgcaaaacggttataatgggtgacttcaatctacatatagattgggtgaatcaaattggcaggggtgctgaggaagaggatttcttggaatgtatgcgggatagttatctaaatcaacatgtagaggaaccaacgagagagcaggccattttagactgggtattgagtaatgaggaagggttagttagcaatcttgttgtatgtgcccccttgggcaagagtgaccataatatggttgagttcttcattaggatggagagtgacattgttaattcagaaacaatggttctgaacttaaagaaaggtaactttgagggtatgagacgtgaattggccaagattgactggcaattaattctaaaagggttgacggtggatatgcaatggaagacatttaaagacagcatggatgaactacaaaaattgttcatcccagtttggcaaaagaataaatcagggaaggtagtacatccatggataacaagggaaatcagggatagtatcaaagcgaaggatgatgcgtacaaattagccagaaaaagcagcataccggaggactgggagaaattctaa